From Neobacillus sp. PS2-9, the proteins below share one genomic window:
- a CDS encoding CYTH domain-containing protein, with product MSQNIEIEFKNLLTESEYKRLLNELEIAQTQIFSQENHYFDTPSFSLKEAGSALRIRKKKHHFEMTLKQPAAIGLLETNQILTEDEVTTALQSGKLPTGVIQQLIEANGIPFSKIEYFGSLLTNRVEIPYKNGLLVLDHSSYLNKEDYELEYEVEDYKEGQLIFREFLSFLKIPERKTENKIRRFYMQKYKMNE from the coding sequence ATGTCACAAAATATTGAGATTGAATTTAAAAATTTACTCACTGAATCAGAATATAAAAGACTTTTAAATGAACTCGAAATAGCTCAAACACAAATCTTTTCACAGGAAAATCATTACTTTGATACTCCCAGTTTTTCCTTAAAGGAAGCAGGCTCAGCACTTAGAATCCGAAAAAAGAAGCATCATTTTGAGATGACTTTAAAACAACCAGCCGCTATCGGTCTTTTAGAAACTAATCAAATCCTTACAGAAGATGAAGTAACTACGGCACTTCAATCTGGAAAGTTACCAACGGGGGTTATTCAACAACTAATTGAAGCTAATGGAATACCTTTTTCTAAAATTGAGTATTTTGGTAGTCTGTTAACGAATAGAGTAGAAATTCCTTACAAGAACGGCTTATTAGTCCTTGATCATAGCTCATATCTAAACAAAGAAGATTATGAATTAGAGTATGAAGTGGAAGACTACAAAGAAGGTCAGCTTATTTTCCGGGAATTCTTGTCTTTCTTAAAGATTCCAGAACGGAAAACGGAGAATAAAATTCGTCGTTTTTATATGCAAAAATATAAAATGAATGAGTAG
- a CDS encoding GTP pyrophosphokinase family protein — MKHWDLFLAPYKQAVAELKIKLKGMRGQFDLDSTHSPIEFVTGRVKPIASILDKANQKGIPLERLEEEMQDIAGMRIMCQFVDDIHTVVDLLRNRNDFEIVEERDYISHKKTSGYRSYHVVICYPVQTIHGEKKILAEIQIRTLAMNFWATIEHTLNYKYKGIFPSDIMMRLQRAAEAAFRLDEEMSLIRGEIQEAQAFFSRKKELKQEEKN; from the coding sequence ATGAAGCATTGGGACCTATTTTTAGCGCCATATAAACAAGCGGTGGCAGAGCTAAAAATAAAATTAAAGGGGATGAGAGGTCAATTTGATCTGGATTCTACTCATTCACCTATTGAATTTGTTACAGGAAGAGTTAAACCAATTGCGAGTATTTTAGATAAGGCCAACCAAAAAGGAATTCCGCTTGAACGTCTAGAAGAAGAAATGCAGGATATTGCGGGAATGCGCATTATGTGTCAGTTTGTCGATGATATTCATACGGTAGTTGATTTGTTAAGAAATAGGAATGACTTTGAAATTGTGGAAGAGAGGGATTATATCTCACATAAAAAAACAAGCGGTTATCGTTCCTATCATGTCGTAATTTGCTATCCTGTTCAAACGATTCATGGGGAAAAGAAAATTTTAGCTGAAATCCAAATCAGAACACTAGCAATGAACTTTTGGGCAACCATTGAACATACGTTAAACTATAAATATAAAGGGATTTTTCCAAGTGATATCATGATGAGACTGCAACGAGCAGCAGAAGCTGCTTTCCGATTGGACGAGGAAATGTCCTTAATTCGTGGGGAAATCCAAGAAGCACAGGCTTTTTTCTCAAGGAAAAAAGAATTAAAGCAGGAAGAAAAAAACTAA
- a CDS encoding RluA family pseudouridine synthase gives MDSRFQLKWFIDDDHTGMLIKDFLKKEEVSRTALTDIKFKGGSIQVNREEVNVRYKLRTGDELRLLFPLESPSEGGKGEAIPLDILFEDEFLLVVNKPSGMNTIPSREHPVGSLANALVGYYQQIGLQATSHIVTRLDRDTSGMVLVAKHRHVHHLFSMMQQKGLVKRTYEALTGGVVLSEGGTIKVPIGRKEDSIIEREVRDDGQYACTHFQVIKRYPTFTHVKLNLETGRTHQIRVHMSFIGHPLLGDDLYGGDTSLLSRQALHCKGIQFKHPILGTEMSFLAPLPPDIYAIMKEADM, from the coding sequence ATGGATTCTCGTTTTCAATTAAAGTGGTTCATTGATGATGACCATACTGGCATGCTCATTAAAGATTTTCTAAAAAAGGAAGAGGTTTCTCGAACTGCCTTAACTGACATAAAGTTTAAGGGCGGTAGTATTCAGGTAAATAGAGAAGAGGTAAATGTCCGTTATAAATTGAGAACGGGTGATGAGTTACGGCTCTTATTTCCTCTTGAAAGCCCAAGCGAAGGGGGTAAGGGAGAAGCAATTCCCTTGGACATTCTGTTTGAAGATGAGTTTTTACTGGTTGTGAATAAGCCGTCAGGGATGAATACAATCCCATCTAGAGAGCACCCCGTGGGGAGTCTTGCCAATGCATTGGTAGGCTATTATCAGCAGATAGGGCTTCAGGCTACATCGCATATAGTCACTCGTCTGGATAGAGATACTTCCGGAATGGTTTTAGTAGCTAAACATCGACATGTTCATCATCTTTTTAGCATGATGCAGCAGAAGGGTTTAGTGAAGCGGACCTATGAAGCACTTACAGGTGGTGTTGTGTTGTCTGAGGGCGGAACGATTAAGGTACCTATTGGACGAAAAGAAGATAGTATTATTGAAAGAGAGGTCCGTGATGACGGACAATACGCCTGTACACATTTTCAGGTAATTAAGAGGTATCCAACTTTTACACATGTTAAATTAAACTTGGAAACTGGACGGACCCATCAAATTAGGGTGCATATGTCCTTTATTGGTCATCCATTACTTGGCGATGATTTATATGGAGGAGATACCTCATTACTTAGTAGGCAGGCTCTTCATTGCAAAGGAATCCAGTTTAAGCACCCTATCCTGGGAACGGAAATGTCATTTTTAGCACCACTTCCACCGGATATCTATGCAATTATGAAGGAGGCTGACATGTAG
- a CDS encoding globin: MNEKKLTPYEAIGEGTLHQLIDTFYGLVAQHPDLAPIFPNEFTEIARKQKQFLTQYLGGPALYTEEHGHPMMRARHLPFPVTPKRAKAWLACMTKAMDEVGLHGPIRDDFYSRLYLTAQHMINTPDGDEISGENRE, translated from the coding sequence ATGAATGAGAAAAAGCTAACACCATATGAGGCTATTGGTGAAGGAACACTACACCAATTAATTGACACATTTTATGGCCTTGTTGCACAACATCCTGATCTTGCACCGATTTTCCCAAATGAATTCACAGAAATTGCTAGAAAGCAAAAGCAATTTTTAACTCAATATTTAGGTGGACCAGCTCTCTATACAGAAGAACATGGGCATCCAATGATGCGAGCACGCCATTTGCCTTTCCCTGTTACACCAAAACGGGCTAAAGCTTGGTTAGCTTGTATGACAAAAGCAATGGACGAAGTTGGATTACATGGTCCGATAAGAGATGATTTTTACTCCAGGCTTTATCTTACTGCTCAACACATGATAAACACGCCAGACGGCGATGAGATTTCAGGTGAAAATCGTGAGTAA
- a CDS encoding NAD kinase yields MKFAITSKGDQKSNILMHKMRTYLLDFDLTYDEDQPDIVVSIGGDGTLLYAFHRYSSRLDKTAFVGIHTGHLGFYADWIPDEIEKLVIAIAKTPYQVVEYPLLEVIIRYTHAGKESRYLALNESTVKSVEGTLVMDVEIRGQHFERFRGDGLCVSTPSGSTAYNKALGGAIIHPSISAIQVAEMASINNKVFRTVGSPLILPAHHTCMLKPVNRTDFQITVDHLTLLHKDVKSIQFRVPDEKIRFARFRPFPFWKRVHDSFISD; encoded by the coding sequence ATGAAATTTGCCATTACATCAAAAGGAGATCAAAAATCCAATATTTTGATGCACAAGATGAGAACGTATTTACTTGATTTTGATCTAACGTACGATGAAGACCAACCGGATATCGTTGTCTCCATTGGGGGCGACGGAACGCTGCTTTACGCTTTCCACCGTTATAGTAGTCGTCTTGATAAAACGGCATTTGTCGGAATTCATACAGGACATCTTGGTTTTTATGCAGATTGGATCCCTGATGAAATTGAAAAGCTGGTTATTGCCATCGCTAAAACTCCATATCAGGTAGTGGAATATCCGCTTCTTGAAGTAATTATTCGTTATACACACGCTGGTAAAGAATCAAGATATTTAGCTTTAAACGAATCTACAGTTAAAAGTGTCGAGGGAACACTTGTTATGGATGTAGAAATACGTGGACAGCATTTTGAACGGTTCCGTGGGGACGGTTTGTGTGTTTCTACCCCTTCTGGTAGCACGGCTTACAATAAGGCATTGGGGGGAGCCATCATTCATCCGTCTATCTCTGCTATTCAAGTGGCAGAAATGGCATCCATTAATAATAAGGTTTTTAGAACAGTTGGCTCGCCTTTAATCCTTCCAGCACACCATACCTGTATGCTAAAACCTGTCAATCGAACTGATTTTCAAATAACTGTTGATCATTTAACGCTTCTGCATAAGGATGTCAAATCCATTCAATTTAGAGTACCTGACGAAAAAATACGTTTTGCCCGCTTCCGGCCGTTTCCTTTCTGGAAAAGAGTGCATGACTCATTTATTTCTGATTAA
- a CDS encoding ClpXP adapter SpxH family protein has translation MRFQVKIVSNSNSNSSKQRCGGIEKKPIEIYMFIDPLCPECWAIEPILKKLKIEYGRYFSIKHVLSGRLADLNLSKKKNYETIADLWEKTASRSGMSCDGTLWLENPVDTPFTVSIAIKAAELQGRRAGIRFFRRIQEMLFLEKQNISNLEVLKDCAKTSGLDVEEFLSDIHSESAAKAFQCDLKITSEMDVTEIPTLVFFNENAEDEGIKITGTYPYEVYVQILEEMLSEKPVLSPPPPLETFMKFFKFVASKEIAVVYNMSISQIEREMKKLLLKQVVEQIPAKYGTFWRYIED, from the coding sequence ATGAGATTTCAGGTGAAAATCGTGAGTAATTCAAATTCAAATAGTTCCAAGCAACGATGTGGCGGAATTGAAAAAAAGCCAATCGAAATCTATATGTTTATAGATCCGTTATGTCCCGAATGCTGGGCTATTGAACCTATACTAAAAAAACTAAAAATTGAATACGGTCGATATTTTTCAATAAAGCATGTATTAAGTGGACGGTTGGCCGATTTAAATTTGAGTAAAAAGAAGAACTATGAAACCATTGCAGATTTATGGGAAAAGACTGCAAGCCGTTCAGGCATGTCGTGTGATGGCACCCTATGGTTGGAGAATCCGGTCGATACACCATTTACCGTATCCATTGCCATAAAAGCAGCTGAGTTACAAGGAAGACGAGCTGGAATACGCTTTTTTCGAAGAATTCAGGAGATGTTGTTTTTAGAAAAACAAAATATATCTAATTTAGAGGTATTAAAGGATTGTGCAAAGACATCAGGCCTAGATGTGGAAGAATTTCTAAGTGACATTCATTCCGAAAGTGCTGCTAAGGCCTTTCAATGTGACCTTAAAATCACTTCAGAAATGGATGTCACTGAAATTCCAACTTTGGTTTTCTTTAATGAAAACGCTGAGGATGAAGGTATTAAGATAACAGGAACATATCCTTACGAGGTCTATGTGCAGATATTAGAGGAAATGCTTTCTGAGAAGCCTGTATTATCCCCTCCACCACCATTAGAAACATTTATGAAGTTTTTTAAGTTTGTAGCATCTAAAGAAATTGCAGTGGTTTATAATATGTCCATTTCACAGATTGAACGAGAAATGAAAAAATTGCTTCTTAAACAGGTTGTTGAGCAAATTCCCGCTAAATACGGAACGTTTTGGAGATATATTGAAGACTAA